From Melospiza melodia melodia isolate bMelMel2 chromosome 19, bMelMel2.pri, whole genome shotgun sequence, one genomic window encodes:
- the YTHDF1 gene encoding YTH domain-containing family protein 1 isoform X2 encodes MSATSVDPQRPKGQDNKVQNGSLHQKDTVHDNDFEPYLSGQSNQNSSYPSMTDPYLSSYYPPSIGFPYSLSEAPWSTGGDPPIPYLTTYGQLSNGDHHFMHDAVFGQPGGLGNNIYQHRFNFFPENPAFSAWGTSGSQGQQTQSSAYGSSYSYPPSSLGGTIVDGQTGFHNDTLNKAPGMNSIEQGMVGLKIGGDVTTSAVKTVGSVVNSAGMTGALSGNGGSNVNLPVSKPTSWAAIASKPAKPQPKMKTKSGPVIGGALPPPPIKHNMDIGTWDNKGPVAKVPAPQQIPSPQSVPQPQQPIVQPVPAQPPPLTQPQYQTPQQPPQNRWVAPRNRNAAFGQSGGTGNDTNSAGSTQPNPVPSGESHPVLEKLKAAHSYNPKDFEWNLKNGRVFIIKSYSEDDIHRSIKYSIWCSTEHGNKRLDSAFRSMNSKGPVYLLFSVNGSGHFCGVAEMKSPVDYGTSAGVWSQDKWKGKFDVKWIFVKDVPNNQLRHIRLENNDNKPVTNSRDTQEVPLEKAKQVLKIIATYKHTTSIFDDFSHYEKRQEEEEVVRKERQNRNKQ; translated from the exons ATGTCTGCCACAAGCGTTGACCCTCAG AGACCGAAAGGACAGGATAATAAAG TACAAAATGGTTCATTACATCAGAAGGACACAGTTCATGACAACGATTTTGAACCTTACCTTTCCGGGCAGTCAAATCAG AACAGTAGCTATCCATCAATGACTGATCCTTATCTGTCCAGTTATTATCCACCATCTATTGGGTTTCCCTATTCTCTCAGTGAAGCACCATGGTCTACAGGAGGAGATCCTCCTATCCCTTATCTCACCACCTATGGACAGCTCAGTAATGGGGATCATCATTTTATGCACGATGCCGTTTTTGGACAGCCTGGGGGTCTGGGAAATAATATCTATCAACACCGCTTTAACTTCTTCCCCGAAAATCCTGCCTTCTCAGCTTGGGGAACAAGCGGCTCCCAAGGacagcagacacaaagctcagcataTGGGAGCAGTTACAGCTACCCACCCAGTTCTCTGGGGGGTACCATTGTGGATGGACAAACAGGATTTCATAATGATACATTAAATAAAGCTCCTGGAATGAACAGTATTGAACAGGGAATGGTTGGACTTAAGATTGGTGGAGATGTTACGACTTCTGCAGTGAAAACAGTAGGTTCTGTTGTTAACAGTGCCGGGATGACAGGAGCCCTCTCTGGGAATGGTGGATCTAATGTAAACTTGCCAGTATCTAAACCAACCTCTTGGGCTGCTATTGCCAGCAAGCCTGCAAAACCACAgcctaaaatgaaaacaaaatctgGACCTGTAATCGGAGGAGCGTTGCCTCCACCCCCTATAAAGCATAATATGGACATAGGTACTTGGGACAATAAGGGTCCTGTGGCAAAAGTTCCTGCTCCCCAACAGATACCTTCTCCTCAGTCTGTTCCACAGCCACAGCAACCAATTGTTCAGCCTGTTCCAGCTCAGCCTCCTCCATTGACTCAGCCACAGTATCAGACCCCTCAGCAGCCGCCCCAAAACCGCTGGGTAGCTCCTCGCAACAGAAATGCAGCTTTTGGCCAAagtggaggaactgggaacgacaccaactcagctggcagcacccaGCCCAACCCCGTTCCGAGCGGGGagtcccatcctgtccttgaaAAACTGAAAGCTGCTCACAGCTATAACCCTAAAGATTTCGAATGGAACCTTAAAAATGGACGTGTGTTCATAATAAAGAGCTATTCCGAGGATGATATTCATCGTTCCATTAAATATTCTATTTGGTGTAGTACGGAACACGGCAACAAACGCCTGGACAGCGCTTTTCGCTCCATGAACAGCAAGGGCCCCGTGTACTTGCTGTTCAGTGTCAATGGCAGTGGACACTTCTGTGGAGTAGCAGAGATGAAATCACCTGTGGACTATGGCACCAGTGCGGGTGTCTGGTCTCAGGACAAGTGGAAGGGGAAATTTGATGTCAAGTGGATCTTTGTGAAGGATGTGCCCAACAACCAACTGAGACACATCAGGCTGGAGAACAATGACAACAAACCCGTTACAAACTCCCGTGATACACAGGAGGTGCCCTtagaaaaagcaaaacaagtGCTTAAAATTATTGCTACTTACAAGCACACGACCTCCATCTTTGATGACTTTTCTCATTATGAAAAGCgccaggaagaggaggaggtggtgCGGAAG GAACGTCAGAATCGAAACAAACAATAA
- the YTHDF1 gene encoding YTH domain-containing family protein 1 isoform X1: MSATSVDPQRPKGQDNKVQNGSLHQKDTVHDNDFEPYLSGQSNQNSSYPSMTDPYLSSYYPPSIGFPYSLSEAPWSTGGDPPIPYLTTYGQLSNGDHHFMHDAVFGQPGGLGNNIYQHRFNFFPENPAFSAWGTSGSQGQQTQSSAYGSSYSYPPSSLGGTIVDGQTGFHNDTLNKAPGMNSIEQGMVGLKIGGDVTTSAVKTVGSVVNSAGMTGALSGNGGSNVNLPVSKPTSWAAIASKPAKPQPKMKTKSGPVIGGALPPPPIKHNMDIGTWDNKGPVAKVPAPQQIPSPQSVPQPQQPIVQPVPAQPPPLTQPQYQTPQQPPQNRWVAPRNRNAAFGQSGGTGNDTNSAGSTQPNPVPSGESHPVLEKLKAAHSYNPKDFEWNLKNGRVFIIKSYSEDDIHRSIKYSIWCSTEHGNKRLDSAFRSMNSKGPVYLLFSVNGSGHFCGVAEMKSPVDYGTSAGVWSQDKWKGKFDVKWIFVKDVPNNQLRHIRLENNDNKPVTNSRDTQEVPLEKAKQVLKIIATYKHTTSIFDDFSHYEKRQEEEEVVRKVNLLKNLFYTQIWGK; this comes from the exons ATGTCTGCCACAAGCGTTGACCCTCAG AGACCGAAAGGACAGGATAATAAAG TACAAAATGGTTCATTACATCAGAAGGACACAGTTCATGACAACGATTTTGAACCTTACCTTTCCGGGCAGTCAAATCAG AACAGTAGCTATCCATCAATGACTGATCCTTATCTGTCCAGTTATTATCCACCATCTATTGGGTTTCCCTATTCTCTCAGTGAAGCACCATGGTCTACAGGAGGAGATCCTCCTATCCCTTATCTCACCACCTATGGACAGCTCAGTAATGGGGATCATCATTTTATGCACGATGCCGTTTTTGGACAGCCTGGGGGTCTGGGAAATAATATCTATCAACACCGCTTTAACTTCTTCCCCGAAAATCCTGCCTTCTCAGCTTGGGGAACAAGCGGCTCCCAAGGacagcagacacaaagctcagcataTGGGAGCAGTTACAGCTACCCACCCAGTTCTCTGGGGGGTACCATTGTGGATGGACAAACAGGATTTCATAATGATACATTAAATAAAGCTCCTGGAATGAACAGTATTGAACAGGGAATGGTTGGACTTAAGATTGGTGGAGATGTTACGACTTCTGCAGTGAAAACAGTAGGTTCTGTTGTTAACAGTGCCGGGATGACAGGAGCCCTCTCTGGGAATGGTGGATCTAATGTAAACTTGCCAGTATCTAAACCAACCTCTTGGGCTGCTATTGCCAGCAAGCCTGCAAAACCACAgcctaaaatgaaaacaaaatctgGACCTGTAATCGGAGGAGCGTTGCCTCCACCCCCTATAAAGCATAATATGGACATAGGTACTTGGGACAATAAGGGTCCTGTGGCAAAAGTTCCTGCTCCCCAACAGATACCTTCTCCTCAGTCTGTTCCACAGCCACAGCAACCAATTGTTCAGCCTGTTCCAGCTCAGCCTCCTCCATTGACTCAGCCACAGTATCAGACCCCTCAGCAGCCGCCCCAAAACCGCTGGGTAGCTCCTCGCAACAGAAATGCAGCTTTTGGCCAAagtggaggaactgggaacgacaccaactcagctggcagcacccaGCCCAACCCCGTTCCGAGCGGGGagtcccatcctgtccttgaaAAACTGAAAGCTGCTCACAGCTATAACCCTAAAGATTTCGAATGGAACCTTAAAAATGGACGTGTGTTCATAATAAAGAGCTATTCCGAGGATGATATTCATCGTTCCATTAAATATTCTATTTGGTGTAGTACGGAACACGGCAACAAACGCCTGGACAGCGCTTTTCGCTCCATGAACAGCAAGGGCCCCGTGTACTTGCTGTTCAGTGTCAATGGCAGTGGACACTTCTGTGGAGTAGCAGAGATGAAATCACCTGTGGACTATGGCACCAGTGCGGGTGTCTGGTCTCAGGACAAGTGGAAGGGGAAATTTGATGTCAAGTGGATCTTTGTGAAGGATGTGCCCAACAACCAACTGAGACACATCAGGCTGGAGAACAATGACAACAAACCCGTTACAAACTCCCGTGATACACAGGAGGTGCCCTtagaaaaagcaaaacaagtGCTTAAAATTATTGCTACTTACAAGCACACGACCTCCATCTTTGATGACTTTTCTCATTATGAAAAGCgccaggaagaggaggaggtggtgCGGAAGGTAAACttattaaaaaatttattttatacaCAGATATGGGGAAAATGA